Proteins encoded within one genomic window of Triticum aestivum cultivar Chinese Spring chromosome 2D, IWGSC CS RefSeq v2.1, whole genome shotgun sequence:
- the LOC123048590 gene encoding probable receptor-like protein kinase At1g49730: MRRPGPVLCAALAVALLAPLPPAAIAADCPLDFSWPNFALIASVCSDQNGHSKCCRYINAVLAVSSAMYANTTGTLGVPSELADACIRNISDTFVSNGILPTAASFCGLGIKIQASYQCVGMTTILQMLVSEFQ, encoded by the exons ATGCGGCGTCCAGGGCCGGTCCTCTGCGCGGCGCTGGCCGTCGCGCTCCTGGCCCCGCTTCCGCCCGCGGCGATCGCGGCAG ATTGTCCGTTGGATTTCAGTTGGCCAAACTTTGCGCTGATAGCTTCTGTATGCTCGGATCAGAATGGCCACTCAAAGTGTTGCCGCTATATCAATGCCGTCCTCGCGGTCTCATCTGCAATGTATGCGAACACAACAGGCACTCTTGGGGTTCCATCTGAACTTGCCGATGCCTGTATTCGCAATATCTCAGACACCTTCGTGTCCAATGGGATACTTCCTACTGCAGCTTCGTTTTGTGGCCTCGGGATCAAGATTCAGGCGTCCTATCAGTGCGTTGGGATGACTACTATCCTCCAAATGTTAGTCTCCGAATTTCAGTGA